GGCGTGAGGGGCACGTCCGCCTGGGGGTCCTGTGGGGGCGGAGGCGTGGCTTCCGCTTCCGGCGCGCCTCGCGGGCCCGCCCGTCCCGTGAGGGCCAGGAGCGCCACGCCCACGATGGAGCCCTGCAGCGACGAGAAGAAGAGGATGCCCAGCAAGGCCTTCCAGCCCAGGAACGCGCCCAGCAGCGCGACGAGGAACTTGTCCCCGCCGCCCAAGGCCTCGCGCTTGAACGCGCGCCAGCCCACGTACTCCATCAGTCGGAAGGAGAGGAAGCCCACCGCCGCGCCCAGCACCGCCTGCGCCACCGCGCCCTCGCCCTGGGGAATGGCCAGCAGCACCCCGGCGGCGATGCCCGGCAGCGTCAGCGAGAACGGGAGGATCCAATGTTCCAGGTCGATGAAGGTGAGCGGCACCAGCAGGAACACCAGCACCAGCGCGGGCACCAGCTCATAGGTCCAGTCGAAGCGCTTGAGGCACGCGAGGAACAACAGCCCCGTGAGCAGCTCCACCAGGACGTAGCGCGGGGAGATGGGCATGCCGCAGCCGCGGCACTTCCCGCGCAGCCCCAGCCACGACAGGACGGGGATGTTCTCGTACCAGGCGAGCACGTGCCCGCACTTCGGGCAGCGGGAGCCGGGCCGCACGATGCTCAGCCCCTCCGGCACCCGCGCGATGACGACATTGAGGAAGGAGCCGAAACACAGGCCGAGGATGAACAGGAAGAGGATGAACAGGGGCTCGGCCCAGCCCGGCGCGTAGGTGAACGTCACGGAGCCGGAATCCTACCCGCCGCTTCCGAAGCTGGCGACTGCGCGATGGGGGGACGAAAACCGTCAGCGTCAGTGACAAAAATTGGCAGGCCTCCGGGTGATCCATCCCCTGCCCGGCTCGCCTGCCCTGGGAATCCCGGGGGTTGGGCGGAATGTTCGGCGTGGCACTCTTCGTGCTAAGAGTTCGCACGTCGTTCAACCCCCCTCTGCCCACTGCGGAGTCCCCAATCATGATGAACCGTCTCTTCCGGAAGAAGGGTGGCTTCACCCTCATCGAGCTGATGATCGTGGTCGCCATCATCGGCATCCTGGCCGCCATCGCCATCCCGAACTTCATGCGCTTCCAGGCGAAGTCGAAGCAGTCGGAGGCCAAGACGAACCTCAAGGCCCTCTACACCGCCCAGAAGGCCTATTTCGGCGAGAAGGACACGTACCTCATCGACTTCAAGAAGCTGGGTTTCACGCCTGAGGCCGGCAACCGCTACAGCTACGGCCTGGCGGCCGACTGCAACGAGGCGGTGGCCGTCGCCGCCCGCACGTACACGACCGGCTGCATCGGTCAGGACGAGGCCCGCTTCAAGAACCCGCCGGGGACGGCCACCATGGCGGTGCCAGCTGGCGTGAAGCCGCAGATTACGGACTGCCCCTCCTGCGATTTCAACGCGACGGCCATCGGCAACGTCGACAACGACGACGAGGCCGACACGTGGGGCATCACCTCCGCGGCGACCACCGTCACCCTGACTGGTACCTGCGGCAACGATCAGGACGCCGTCTCCGGTGGCGAGCCCGGCAACGCGTACAACGACGTCAGCTGCCCGTGATGTCACTGGCCTCTGTCTGAACGAGGAGGCATGATTCAGCACGCGGGGCCTCCGGGAGGATTCCGGAGGTCCCGTTCGTTTTTTCGAGGCCCATGCGCAAGCTGCCTGCCCTGCTGTTTCCCGCCGCCCTGCTCTGCGTCGTGTTGCTGGCGGCCCCCCCTGTCCCGACCCTCCGGGTGAACGACCGGCCGCTCCTGCCGCGCCCCGGGCTGCTGCGCGCCGTCTTCCGGGGACAGTTGGGGCTGGTGACCGACTACTTCTGGATCCTCACGCTCAACCGCATCGGCAGATCCAGGACCCCCACGGACTACCGGGACGTCTACGACTACGCGGACCTGGCGACGGAGCTGGATCCCAAGTTCGCGACGGTCTACTGGTTCGCTGGGACGACCATCCCCATCCACCTGGGACGTGAGAAGTACGCCAACGTGGAGGAGTCCACGAAGCTGCTGCGCAAGGGGACCCGGAACGTGCCGGAGGACTCGCGCACGTGGTTCCAGCTTGCCTACAACCTGATGTTCTTCCACCGCGAGTACAAGGAAGCGGCGGACATCATCATGAAGCTGTCACACCGGAGGGATGCGCCGGACTGGTACTCGGCGCTGGCCACGCGGCTGTATGCCCAGGCCGGCGATTTCGACACGGGCCTGTCGCTGGCGGTGATGATGCGCGACGGCGCCGAGGACGAAGAGACACGCCAGACCTACGACCGCCGCGTCCGGGAGATCCTCCAGGAGCGCGTGCTCCAGCAGTTGGATGCGGAGGTGGCGCGCTACCGCGAACGGCATGGCCGCGCGCCCGCCACCGTGGAAGCGTTGGTGGAGGATGGGGGAATGACCCGGCTGCCAGCGGATCCGTTGGGTGGCCGCTTCTTCATGGGCGACGGCGGCCGGGTGTACTCCTCCGCCTCCGAGTTCCGCTTGCAGGTCATCTACGATGAGCGCACGCCCGACGGAAAACGCATCCGTCCCAACGCCCGCCCGGAGGGCACGAGTCCCAATGCAGACACCACACCCTGAAGCCCTTCCCATCCAGGCCCAGGGGCTGTCCAAGACGTACAAGGTCGGCTTCTGGCTCAACCGCACCGTGCGGGCACTCCAGGGCCTGGATCTCCAGGTGGGCCCCGGACAGATCTACGGCCTGCTCGGCCCCAACGGCGCGGGCAAGTCCACCACCATCAAGATCCTGATGAACCTGGTGCGGCCCAGCGGCGGCACCGCGCTCCTGTATGGACAGCCGGTGGACCGTGCGGCCACGCGGCGGCTGGTGGGCTTCCTGCCGGAGAACCCGGCGCCCTACGAGTACCTCACCGGGCGGGAGTTCGTGACGCTGGCGGGGCAGCTGTCCGGCCTGAGCGGCCAGGACCTGGACCGGCGGGTGACGGAGGTGCTGGGCGCGGTGGAGATGGCGGGCGCGGAGAAGCTTCAGATCCGCCGCTACTCCAAGGGCATGGTGCAGCGCGTGGCGCTGGCGCAGGCGCTGGTGGGCCGGCCGAAGCTGCTCATCCTGGACGAGCCGACGAGCGGCCTGGACCCCCTGGGCCGCCGGCAGATGCGCGACCTCATCCTCGCCGAGCGGGACCAGGGCACGACGGTGCTGTTCTGCAGCCACATCATCCCGGACGTGGAGGCCCTGTGTGACCGGCTGGCGGTGCTGGTGGGCGGGCGGCGCGTGCGCGAGGGCAGCGTGCAGGAGCTGGTGTCCGCGCAGGTGCCCACCGTGGAGATGGTGGTGGAGAACCTGCCCCTGGAGCAGGTGAAGGCGCTGGGCGTGGTGCTGGAGTCCGCGCAGGCCCTGGACGGGCGCGTGCTCCTGCAGGTGTCGGACGCGGACAGCCAGCGGCTCCTGGGCGGCGTGCTGGGCGCGGGCGGGCGGGTGAACCGCATCCAGCCGGCGCGGTTCTCGCTGGAGCAGCTGTTCCTGGACGCATTGAAGCACTCGGGCCGCACGACGAGCGTGGGCGGGGAGATCAACACGTGAGCGCGTTCACCGCGATGATGTGGAACGGTTTTCGCGAGGCGCGCCGCAACCGCGTGACGGTGGTGGTGGGCGTGTTCGCGGTCATCGTCCTGTTGTCCTCCACTCTGGTGACGGAGGTGACGGTCAACACCTTCGACCGCGTGTTGACCGACTTCGGCCTGGGGATGATGAGCCTCATCCTGGCCTTCCTCGCCATCTTCCTGTCGTGTGGCCTGCTGAGCCGGGAGATCGAGCGGCGCACCATCTTCCTCATGGTGAGCAAGCCGGTGTCGCGCACGCAGTTCCTGCTGGCGCGCCTGGCGGGCACCATGCTGACGCTGGGCGTGGTGCTGGTGGCGATGACGCTCATCTTCCTGAGCCAGCTCGTCCTGTTCCGCACCCCCATCCACTCCACGCACCTGGTGGCGGCCGGGGCGATGTGGTTCGAGCTGCTCGTGCTCAGCAGCGCGGGCATCCTCTTCTCCAGCTTCTGCGGCCCCGCGGTGTCCTCCATCTGCACGACGGGCCTGTATTTCGCCGGGCACCTGGCGGGGGACCTGTATGAGATCTCCAGCTACTCGGAGAGCCAGATGGTCCGCTGGATGGGCCGCGCCATCTTCTACATGCTGCCCAACCTGGAGCGGATGAACTTCAAGCCCCAGGCCACGTACGCGCTGCCCGTCGACGCGACCACCCTGCTGTCCTCGATGGGCTACGGGGTGGCCTGGGCCGGGCTCTTCACCGCGCTGGCCATGTTCATCTTCGAGCGGCGCGACTTCCGCTAAAGGCTCACGGCCCGGGCTGCGCGGTGGACGGCGCGGACCGGGCCGCCGCCAGCGCGCGGCGCGCGGCCTCCAGGTCCGGCTTGAGGCGGAGCGCTTCCGTTAGGGAGGCCTCGGCCTCGCGGGCCCGGCCCAGCTGCAACAGCGTGCGGCCCAGCTCCAGGTGTGAGTCCGCGCGGCCGGGCTCCAGTTGGAGGGCCTCCCGGAAGCTCGCCACCGCCGCCTCGAGCCGTTGGGCCCGGCGCAGCGTCAGGCCCAGGTTGTGGCGCGGGGTGGCGCTCCCGGGCTTGAGCCGGATGGCCACCTCCAGCTGGCGCACGGCGTCCTCGAAGCGCCCCGTCATCGCGTAGGCGACGGCCAGGTCGCTGCGTACGCGGTAGTTGCCGGGCAGCGCCGCCGCGGCGGTCTCCAGGTGGGGCACGGCCTCGGGCACGCGCCGCACGTTCAGGTACGCGGCCCCCAGCCACGCATGGGCGGATGGACGTTCGGGGACCTGCTCCACCGTCGTCTCCCACAGGGACACCTCGTCGTGCCACACGGGGATGCGCAGGACCGTCAGCAGGGCGAAGGCCGCCAGCACCCCACCGGAAGCGAGCGTCAGCGCGCGGGCGCTCGTGGGCCAGCGCTCGAGCAGGGCCCGGATCCCCACCGCCACGAGCAGCACGAACCCCACCGAGGGCAGGTAGAGGTAGCGCTCCGCGTAGGCCTCCACGCCGCGCGCCTGGAGGGCCAGAACGGGCAGCAGGGGTACGGCCAGCCAGGACAGCCCCGTCACGACCGCGCCCTGGCGCCTTCGCACCGCCCATCCCAGCAACCCCAGGAAGCCCACGACGCACACTCCCCCCAGAAGCACCGCGGGCTCCCAGGGTGAGCGCACCCATGACGCGGGAGGCGCCGCCACCAGCGGGTGCGGCCAGAGCAGCTTGCCGCCCAATCGCGTCACCAGCGCCAGCGCGTCCGCCAGGCTCGCGCCGCCATTCGACAGCCGGCGCGGATCCGCGGGCGCGGCCAGCCCCAGCGCGCTCAGCCGGAGGGCGGCGTACACCGCCAGCGCCACGGCCAGGGGGCCATGACGCCGCAGCCGCTCCCGGAACCCCACCGGGGCCATGCCCGTGCCCCACTCGAGGACGACGAGCAGCACCGGCAGCACGATGGCCGTCTCCTTGAGGAGCAGTCCCCCCAGCCACGTCAGCGCGGCCAGCCACGCGCGCGGGGACGACACCGGTCCGGGCACCAGCAACCGCGCCGTGAACAGCAGCGCGAGGCAGGCGCTCAGGTCCATCCAGCCGCTCACCCACACCACCGCCTCCGTGTGGACCGGATGCAGCGCGAAGAGGAGCGCTCCCGCGAGGGCCGCCCACCCGGACACATCCTCCCGGCCCTCGCCGCGCAGGCAGGTCCGCAGCAGCCGCCA
The sequence above is drawn from the Corallococcus sp. NCRR genome and encodes:
- a CDS encoding type IV pilin protein; amino-acid sequence: MMNRLFRKKGGFTLIELMIVVAIIGILAAIAIPNFMRFQAKSKQSEAKTNLKALYTAQKAYFGEKDTYLIDFKKLGFTPEAGNRYSYGLAADCNEAVAVAARTYTTGCIGQDEARFKNPPGTATMAVPAGVKPQITDCPSCDFNATAIGNVDNDDEADTWGITSAATTVTLTGTCGNDQDAVSGGEPGNAYNDVSCP
- a CDS encoding ABC transporter ATP-binding protein, with protein sequence MQTPHPEALPIQAQGLSKTYKVGFWLNRTVRALQGLDLQVGPGQIYGLLGPNGAGKSTTIKILMNLVRPSGGTALLYGQPVDRAATRRLVGFLPENPAPYEYLTGREFVTLAGQLSGLSGQDLDRRVTEVLGAVEMAGAEKLQIRRYSKGMVQRVALAQALVGRPKLLILDEPTSGLDPLGRRQMRDLILAERDQGTTVLFCSHIIPDVEALCDRLAVLVGGRRVREGSVQELVSAQVPTVEMVVENLPLEQVKALGVVLESAQALDGRVLLQVSDADSQRLLGGVLGAGGRVNRIQPARFSLEQLFLDALKHSGRTTSVGGEINT
- a CDS encoding ABC transporter permease, whose amino-acid sequence is MSAFTAMMWNGFREARRNRVTVVVGVFAVIVLLSSTLVTEVTVNTFDRVLTDFGLGMMSLILAFLAIFLSCGLLSREIERRTIFLMVSKPVSRTQFLLARLAGTMLTLGVVLVAMTLIFLSQLVLFRTPIHSTHLVAAGAMWFELLVLSSAGILFSSFCGPAVSSICTTGLYFAGHLAGDLYEISSYSESQMVRWMGRAIFYMLPNLERMNFKPQATYALPVDATTLLSSMGYGVAWAGLFTALAMFIFERRDFR
- a CDS encoding tetratricopeptide repeat protein, whose product is MASTPFHGPPPRASLQLLWVVLAALLVHAPALANGFVYDDVPLLLENPWLRSVDGLRAAFSHSLFGFVDDGADAGLGSGYYRPLAHVTFWLLRAAFGTAPWGYHLLSLLAHAAASVLVWRLLRTCLRGEGREDVSGWAALAGALLFALHPVHTEAVVWVSGWMDLSACLALLFTARLLVPGPVSSPRAWLAALTWLGGLLLKETAIVLPVLLVVLEWGTGMAPVGFRERLRRHGPLAVALAVYAALRLSALGLAAPADPRRLSNGGASLADALALVTRLGGKLLWPHPLVAAPPASWVRSPWEPAVLLGGVCVVGFLGLLGWAVRRRQGAVVTGLSWLAVPLLPVLALQARGVEAYAERYLYLPSVGFVLLVAVGIRALLERWPTSARALTLASGGVLAAFALLTVLRIPVWHDEVSLWETTVEQVPERPSAHAWLGAAYLNVRRVPEAVPHLETAAAALPGNYRVRSDLAVAYAMTGRFEDAVRQLEVAIRLKPGSATPRHNLGLTLRRAQRLEAAVASFREALQLEPGRADSHLELGRTLLQLGRAREAEASLTEALRLKPDLEAARRALAAARSAPSTAQPGP
- a CDS encoding prepilin peptidase; translation: MTFTYAPGWAEPLFILFLFILGLCFGSFLNVVIARVPEGLSIVRPGSRCPKCGHVLAWYENIPVLSWLGLRGKCRGCGMPISPRYVLVELLTGLLFLACLKRFDWTYELVPALVLVFLLVPLTFIDLEHWILPFSLTLPGIAAGVLLAIPQGEGAVAQAVLGAAVGFLSFRLMEYVGWRAFKREALGGGDKFLVALLGAFLGWKALLGILFFSSLQGSIVGVALLALTGRAGPRGAPEAEATPPPPQDPQADVPLTPAAEAPKEEEEPEPTMTWDFTKPGLPLWKRVVLVPYCLLFQPIPDAPLDEAGEEEEWVPGPTNIPFGPWLALAGLEVMLLGPWLARVLPLDVALMLGGTR
- a CDS encoding tetratricopeptide repeat protein, with the protein product MRKLPALLFPAALLCVVLLAAPPVPTLRVNDRPLLPRPGLLRAVFRGQLGLVTDYFWILTLNRIGRSRTPTDYRDVYDYADLATELDPKFATVYWFAGTTIPIHLGREKYANVEESTKLLRKGTRNVPEDSRTWFQLAYNLMFFHREYKEAADIIMKLSHRRDAPDWYSALATRLYAQAGDFDTGLSLAVMMRDGAEDEETRQTYDRRVREILQERVLQQLDAEVARYRERHGRAPATVEALVEDGGMTRLPADPLGGRFFMGDGGRVYSSASEFRLQVIYDERTPDGKRIRPNARPEGTSPNADTTP